The stretch of DNA tagcaacatcgccatcatcatcgtcatcctcctcctccttcatcgtcatcaatataaaaaaaaatagtctcaaagtctgtggcctttcatgccctgctctcatagtgACCTGTTTGGGcacaattgcactggctcttagtgctgcagcctcgggggctagttggccttcgagaccatccccaatgccgactgccctaaaaccctcttggccgagagagtgtggatgtaacttgggcaagacactctccgctataatcaaattctagcccaaatagtcggaacagcagttgcctcctctgctgttctgatggtcatagtcaaacacgactgaTTAACTTAcgtacccctgtgtgtgtgtgtgtgtgtgtgtgtgtgtgtgtgtgtgtgtgtgtgtgtctgtggcgggcgggggcgggatggggtgggggtggggtaaaaatcgtaaaaatcttgtcttgtcttgtctcgaaGCGTACATGTTTCTGACTGTGTggatgtatttgtttgttcgtttttggcTCAGTGGTTCTTtttcttgctaaaaaaaaaaattggccgaGGAAGTCTCcggcttttgttttatttcaacgaAAATCACTGCTGCGCGGAATATAGTTTGATAACATGCagcagaatacaatgcaatgcaatacaatacaatacaatacagtgtaattaATTGCGACGCGTCGCAATGCAGCTAGACACGATACAATGTACTACAAAATGATACGATGTGGTAACGTTTATTCAGTCTCAAGAATTAAAACAAATATCATGTCAATCAGAGCAGTGCCTAAAATATAGTCTTTTGCATAAGTTGCGTGCCGAAAGTCACAACAaggtaactgcacacacacacacacacacacacacacacacacacacacacacacacacacacagagctacacatagatacacacagagatacgcatacacactcacacacacacacacacacacacacacacaaacacacacacacacacacacacattcacatacacgcagatacacacacagacacacagacacagacacacacacacacacatacacgcagatacacacacagacacagacacacactcacatacacgcacatactcgcagatacacacacagacacacacacacacacacacacacacacacacacacattacttcacgCCCTGACTGTGACTATCTGTCTAGCCGGCTGTCtaccgtctgtctctgtatccccacTCCCGcctgcccccctcaaccccccccccccccaacactttcCCCGCATATCCTCCTCCATGTCTTAAcaccttcctctttcttcctccctctctcccttcctcaattCGTTACTCACCCCAACGTCCCCCCTTCCTTCagaatttctttctctctcctaaatTCAAAGCCTGACCAGAACGTAGGGTTTTTTGCGAAGGTCGGGCTGGCTTCTGCtttattaaaaagaaatatttcatatcattgaaaaaacaacaacaacaacaacaacaaaacatcaacaacaacaaagaaaaaactctTTACCACAGATGTGTGACCAGTGTACACAGATCAGTCTACACGCTTTTGAGACACACCCTTGAAACTGTTCCGCCAACAGATACGTCATCCTGGTCTTCAGCGGACTGGACAACACCACGGGCAAAGGCGTGGAGGACGTCCTCCGCAACTCCTTCATCTCCATCCTGCGGGAGCTTCCTTCCCCTGAACGCCTCATCTGCCTCAACAACAAGGCGGACAGGGAGACCAGGAAAAAGCAAGGGGAGAAGCTCCTGCGGCTGGTGGACCGTGTCATCCAGGAGAACGGAGGCGGCCATTTCTCCAACCGGAAGATCCGGCAGTTCGAGGAGGAAGTGACGTACCAGCAGAGCCACGGCAAGTCTCGCGAGGATgtgaagaggagggtggtggcTGGGGACGAGCTGGACCAAGTGTTCAGGAAACAGTGCTGCCCGCTGATGTAGAGctggagagacagggtgggggtgggggtggggtgtggggggtgggagagtgatGGTCGAGTCGCCCAAtggaagccgtcagtcggctcctctacccaggtaggcagcctgttctgcaaatgacccccccccccccccccccccaaccccccgtgtTTGTAACGCGTCTAGAGCTTGGTTTTTCTGACCGATAAGCATCCacatcattgtttgttgttttggggagcTTTATGTTTCATGTCTTTGTCCCctacccctctcgcccccccccccaccccacaccttgtGTGTGATATCGTGTTCGTGTGCACTGTCTCTTGACGTAgactgttttcagtgtgttcttttttctttctttttcttctcttgtgcATGATTGTCAGTTTGTGTGCACTATATCTTGATGTAGACTGTTGTAactaatatttgttgttgttgttgttgatgaagtgATCGATGTTTTCTTTAGTACCGTATAGGACTGAATTTTGATACTTTTTGGAAGTATGTTGATTTAGAAACCGTCGTTCCCCACTTCCACATTCACACCATTCCATAATCTCCCACtcgctcctccttcttcctccacagACATGCGCAAAGCACGaccacatgcacgcgcacacactcatacatccaaacacacacacaagtacacacacacacacacacacacacacacacacattctcggaCACGTTTCACACAAATTCCCAGCCAAACTATCAAAAATGTATAACTTATCAATGAACATCCGGGGCCTAAAAGAGACAAGAGTGacggttcttcgttgctgcctTCTATGCCAAAAGGGACAAAGGGcagtaatagtgatgatgatgacgatgatgatggtggtggtggcaggcgAATTAAATATAATTCAGTCAAAACTACCAACCCGGTCTACTGATTTATCAACAACattcttttgtttattgttgacATTATCCACCGGGGACCGATCCACTTAACCATTGTAAACATTTGTTTATAATATTCGCATTGTTTTACAAACAATTGAATGTGAAAAACCAAGGACAGATTACCCCCACCCAAAATGCGGTACAGCAAGCTTTTGTTAATGGCACAAACAGCATTTTACGACATACATTGTGTTAGATAGAGAGTTAACAGCATGTCGCATGCAGAAGCTTGTCAAAGTTTTAATGCGTGGACTGAATAGACAGACGACTCATTAGTATAGCGGTTTGTTCACCATTTATTTTGTCCGTGTGACAAAATGAGAGGTCAATAGGTATCGCATCTCCTCTGTCATTTTGCTCACATGTTTGCAAAGGTGCAGTGAATTTCAAATTAAAATACGAATGCTGTTTAGTGCATTACCTTCTTGGCTATTATGAAACAACGACAATAACGTTTTATCAACATcagtgtaaacaacaacaacacacacacacacacacatacatgtgagtgtttgtgtatgagtgagtgagtgtgtgtgtgtgtgtgtgtgtgtgtgtgcgcccgcgcgcgcattcctctctctgtatatctgtctttctcaccctctctcaaacAAAACTGCTTATTCAAAACAATAGCATTTTTTTGCGCAAACGTGTCTCACATCAAGTGAACTATAAATAAAATGGCGATAGAAACAAActggaattagaaaaaaaaaacccaccaaagcaATCAACACAATGTACATAAAAATACGAACCACTTGTAACAAAAGCTTTTCCCAAAGATATAGAAAACAGACCCCCGACTTTATCTCCTTTCAAAATAATAAAGTAATGTTACTGtcctgttttctgttccacatgaaATACTGTCGACAGACTACAAGGTCCTGGGAATACATGCCAGACAGGCAGAATCCTTGGCCGTAAGGTCTGTATAATTACTTTTTCCCCATGTGTCATTCTcatccctttaactcactcagtacggccagtcctctcttctcctctacacagacccctcggatgtccagtgggtgtctgaatgacccaacctttagcttccgttgtcagaattgtggtattctttgtcaacattcacctcttcagtataagagccttccgcttgcaatattttgatgatggtaattggggtgaaacgctgttacgtcgtctctttcgccgttcgtatggagagagttaataaaaaaaaacacaacaacccaccTTCTTGCAGTACACtaggcatttttttcttttaatgaataaataaatacaatccAAGAAACAATTAGGAGAACGAGCGAGTAAACAAAGGGAaggagaagtatcagtatcagtagttcaaagaggcgtcactgcgttcggtcaaatccatatacgctacaccacatctgccaagcagatgcctgaccagcagcgtaacccaacgcgcttagtcaggccttgagagaaaacaacaacaacaacaaaccccccaataataatactaatactaataaaatgaaataaataaataaatagattaaaaaaaaacaaaaaacaaaataaaataattaaagtaaaaaaaaaagaaagaacaaataaaaggaGAAACAAAAAGTCAACAAGAACCAGTAAACAAGCGAGTTAATAAACAGGGAtagtaacaaagaaacaaacagctaacCTTGCATGGTCTTCATTGATGATCAAACTGATGGGTGAATTGTACTTTCCCGAGTGCTTTGGTTCTGCTCTATGATTGCAAGTAAAACGTgcaaaacgttaaaaaaaaaaaagcataggaaAATCTATGTACATATGTTATGGAttacgctgtctctctctctcttcctttttcacacacacacacacacacacacacacgcatacacacgcacgcgcgcactgcaACATATTCCACCATTCGACACCATTTATACACAACAGTGATAGGCCACTTCTTTGCACTCTGGTCATATACTGTCAATACCTCAACGAAAATAGTCAACAAAGGCCACACAGTCATGCCACTAAGTGGCCGCTCTCCAAAGTAGGCCCCGCCTGCTGCCGGCAGGAAACTACAATATATAGTAGTGTCTGACCGAATTCCCATATACAGAACAGTACCTGGTTTGTCCGCTATCGCCTGTGACAATCAACTCTTCGACGGCTGTCCGCTTGAGCTCTGCCGCCGTTCCCCACAAattgtcctggagcgctgcgggactggaCTAGATCTGGCGCCTCAGTTCTTCGTGTAGAGGGCAGTTCttcgtgtagagggcagtcttgcaggacatggggtGGAGTTTGAGGAGCGATGTCACACGGACATTAGTCTGcgtgggaaattttcagtttgtagagatgagAGATGACCTGGCAGATAATGACTGAACTGTTGAAGGAAACCACAGCTGATGTCAGTGTGGAAGCGGGGACTGACAGAAGGCCAGGAGACCCGGCAGTCTGGATAATGTTTGGGCTGTTTGGGGGGGacccgggggttgggggtgggggtcggggggtggggggttttgggggggaggggcggttgaCGATGACCTATCATGAACCTTAATAGTGTTCAGAGCTGACACACTTGCGATGCCGGTCGGGAAGCTAGAACAACCGGATAATAAACAACACATTCCAAGAAATACATGGCActcgatttttttatttttttttttttttttgctgtctagTTTTACGAGCTCGTTTTCAGTAGTATTCCACCAGCGACACTCATCCCCTCATTacaaaaccccacccaccccacatccccatccaccccacatccccacccaccccacatccccacccaccccacatccccacccaccccacaaccccacccaccccacatccccatccacacacatccatgctGGGTTTGTCTGTCCAAGTCCCAGTACTAGCAATCCACCACAGAGCTATAGAGAACTACCAAGCAGTATACCGCCTTGAGTCCACTTCATTGATgaaacaacactgcactgctggtgtgtgacttcacaaTGGTGTTCAGGGGTATCTGCTCTCATCCGGCACACGAAGGACACCACCTATATACTGAGCGCCCTGGCGACGACAGCACTTGCCTGGTCGCGGAGTCTGTTCGATTGAGTATCTCTCCTGTGACTgtccagtttcttcttcttcttcgttcgtgggttgcagctcccacgttcactcgtatgaacacgagtgggcatttacgtgtgtgaccgtttttaccctgccatgtaggcagctacacTCCGTGGGGGTTGACTGTCCAATTTGCAGACTGAGAATTCCTTTGGAATCCCCAGAAAGGCCTCAGCCTCAGCCTCAGGCGGTACCCGTTTGGACCAGTACATCACACGGTACAGTGGGTGGGGAGTTGAAACCGCAAGtacccacacgcgcgcacacacacacacatatatacatgctcgcacacgcttaacacacacacagtatgcattCAATACATAAACGTATGCACAAGCACACCTACCTACGCAAAATCAATATTTGATGGTCATGAATGTTGATATCCAAATATACACACAGATGATGTGGATCAGTCTGATGAAGCGCCATCCCAACGCTCCGTAGTCTTCAACGTCCACAGACTGCTTTCGTGATGTTCTACAACAGTTGCCAAAATGTTGACGAAAGTGAGTATTTGATTTTCAATCGATTTCTTTATTATCAAGCTGATTCGATAAAACGTGTTTGTTTAatctaaaaaaacacaaaaaaaaaaaacaaaaaaaaaaacgaaccaaaaaaccccaaacaatcaaattagaaaaaacaacaacagcaacaaacaatctTTTTAGTTTGAACAGTATGCTTGCTCCAATGTCTTAAAATTTGAGATTCAGCAGTAGACAGTTATAAAAACACTGCCTGTTTTAATGTTTTTACACATTCACTTCGACTGGATTACATACAGCATGAACAACACGAACCGCTTGAAATGTCGTGTTGGAACTACGGAGCAGTCTACGTTACTTGCACACTGCATAACCTGCCAGCATACACTCTCTCCAGTGACCAGCAGAGGAGACGAGTCTCCAGCTAGGGGAGGGAACAATATACACTCCCTCTGCTCCTTTCTGGCtttcacacagtctctctcatgTCACCGTAACCATAGCGTTGATCATAATCACGTCAATGCGATTACCCACCCTCTCTTCCATCTGTTTCCTCACCAACTTTTCTGTCTCAGTTTCACTGCAGCAACGAACCGCTAGCGTTCAACGAATGATGGCGCTAGAAGCTTCACTACATTTCCcatttcctccaccaccaccaccaccagcggaaTCATTCGCCACCTTAAGTTTGGAGGAAGGAACCTTGAGCACCGCGTACAGCTTGGGCACGAACAGGAACACCTGACAGGAAATGACGTTGACCAGCAGCGCCAGAGCGAGGCAGAGAGTCTGCACAGCGCCCCGATCCAACACGAAGTAGGTGGCCAGGACCGACAACCACAGCACGGCGATGGTGTAGACACAGATGGTGATGAACTTGGCCTCGTTGTAGTTGGCCGGAAGTTTGCGCGTGGAGAGGGAATGCAGGGCACATGCGGCCATGAGCGCTAGGTTGATGACGAGGGACACCTGGAAGCCGTTCTCGGACACCACACAGACCAGCTCCACGTACTCGTCGTTAAAGCTGGGCATGCGCGTTTGCTGGGAGGGCAGACTCACCACCATCCAGACAACGATGAttatcagctgaaaaaaaaaagaggaaaaaaagtgaCATGCTTCCTAGTATCATAAAAACGACATTGAGTGAAGAAACTGTGCATGCTCCTTTGATAGGCTGGCAGACTCACCGCTATCAAAGACAACGATGATTAACAgctggaagaaaaaaatatataaaagatcATAGGCTTCATAGTATCATAAAAACGACCTAGAGTGAAGAACTGGTCATGCGCGTTTGCTGGGTGGGCAGACTCAACATCATCCAGATAACAGCTGGAAgtaaacaacgaaaaaacaaaacaaaacaacaacaacaaaaaacaaacaaacaaaaaacatctaaAGGTCAAAAGGGTTTTTAAGCTGAAATCTTCACTTTGTTGTCATAACGAAAACTTACACAGAGTGAATCAGTCGCGCGTCATTATTCATTGTACAATATTATGATTCCGCTACAATGCTCTAATGTATGACTAGCAATAACAATATCAGTTCCGTCTGAAAAGAGTTTTaacatcataaacacacacacacacacacacacatttccccaacCACAAATttgctccccctccacacacacatacacacacaacacaaacacacagacacacccataaaacaaaacacatacacaacacacgcacataacacaacaataacaacaacaacaacaacaccccccccacacacacacacatacaatacacacacgcacacacacacacacacatggaaacacacacacacacacacacgcgcgcgcgcacaatacacgcacacacacacacacacacactcacacacacacacacacacacacacacacacatacaatacacacacacatggaaacacacacacacacacacacgcgcgcgcgcacaatacacacacacacacacacacacacacacacacgcacgcacaatactcacacacacacacacacactcactcacacacatacaccttccccacccacacacacacacggcctacATGCACAAGAACGACGCCCAGCGACACGGCCAGCTGGAAGGCGGGGCTGATGAAGCGAGGCGCCAGCGCCGAACGCTTGCCGGCCACGAAGATCCGGTAGATCCTGTTGATCTTGACCAGCAAAGGGGCGTACACCAGCGTCAGGCTCACGTGGAACAGCAGGTGGGCCACCAGGCAGGACGCCGCAGAAGGCTCCAGAAGGAAGACCACCACCGCCACGCACGCCAGCACGTGGCCACACAGCATGACGGCGCTCAGCTCCCGGCTCGTCGCCTTGATGAGGCGGCTCGCGCGGTTCTTCACGTAGAGCACCGTGCACGTGAGCACGAGCCCCAGCACGAAGAAGTCGAGGGTCAGCAGGGCCAGGCCCACCACGGAGGTCAAGGACACGTAGTGGACGGGGATCGGGAGGCACTGGGTGCGGGTGTCTGGATCGGGCCACGAGAAGTTGTGGgctgtttgggtggtggtggcggtggtggtggtggtggtggtggtgtgttgagcgatggaaagaaagaaagaaagaaggaaagaaagaaagaaagaaaaatcagttATTGCTCTTTTATTTGCAACTTGGACAAAGAAATCTGTATCATCAACAACATAATCACCAGATCATcaaagcatcatcaacaacaacaaaaagctatcACGGCTACCACATGATGTCTGTGCAGGACACACGTTGCCATATCTACCTGACAGGCAGGTGTGACAGATGGGCATGCCGTCTCCGCcaccagaatcatcatcatcaccacactcacCAACAACATAACCATGATCACCATAGCCACCAACaacataatcattatcaccattaccaccaacaACATAATCATTATCACCGTAACAGCCAAAACATAatcatcaaatcatcatcatcgttatcaccatcatcatcatcatcaacaaaacagcaacaacaaggttGTCATAGCTACACCATGACGCCTGTGCAGGACACACATTGCCCATACTTACCTGATGGGCAGGTGTGACAGATGGGCATGCCGTCTCCGCCACcagaatcatcattatcaccataaccaccaacaCCATAACCATGATCACCATAGCCACCAACAACATAATcaccaaatcatcatcatcatcatcatcaccaccaccaccaccatcatcatcataacaacaacaacaacaacattgccaTGGCCACACCATGCCGCCTGTGCAGGACACACATTGCCCATACCTACCTGATGGGCAGGTGTGACAGGTGAGCATGCCGTCTCTCAGGAAGGTGACCTCGTTCTCCCGGCAGTCCTTGCACACCCAGCAGCAAGGGGGCCAGATGGACACGGCCTGCTGCCCCACCCGGCATTTCTGTCTGCACGTGGAGCTCGGAAATatcgctctcctctctcctccctcctccccttcctccccgacAGTCCTTTCCTGCTCCAGCCGTCTGACCAAAGCAGGGTGCCACATGATGGCCTCTTTGTTGAGGTAGGTAAAGTTCTGTACCCTCCCGTCCCACTCCCCGATGGTGGCGAAGCTGTAGTGGTTGTCGTTCACCCGGAAGTTGCGAATCTGGTAGGTGGCGATGCCGTCGCCGATGTTGTCGATGCCCACGAGCACCCCGTTCTCCCCGGTGAAGTGGGTCTGCCTCAGGCTGAGCAGCAGTTCCTCGGAGCTGAAACAATGGGTGACGTTGTGCCCGGTGAAGTTGCAGTCCTTGGTGACCTCGTGCAACGCGTAGGCGAAGGCATAGACTGAGTTGACGGCTCTCATCACGGACGTGTTCCTTTCGTACTGCGGGGAGTGGAGGATGGGGAGGTCAGGGTTGCAGAGCGGGAGGGTGGTGTGGTTGGCCCAGTGTATGGTGCACTGAAACATGTCTTGGTAGAACCTGACGAACCAGGGGTTTTCAGAGGTGTTCCTTAGCGTGGAGTACTGGAACTTGTCCTCAAAACGTTTCACGGGCCCCGATTCAAAACCCACAACGAGAAGCCCCACAGAGATGTCCTTGATCTTCATGAAGTCCTTGACGTTGGGCACCAGGGCGTCGCTGGACACCCACACGAAGCGGTCTCCGATGTCTTTCCGGGCCGCAGCTCTCAGGACGCTTCTGGCGTGAAGGGTGAAGagcaccaccaccttcacctcagGCGTTATCCTCACCAGCTCATCAACCAGGTCGTCATAATCGTCGGCATCGTACTCAGACTCTGTGGCGATAGCAGCAGCCAGACAGAACCCTTTGATCTCCAGAGCGTTACGGATGTAGCGGAAACCGGACAAGCCGTAGACCCCGTAGGAGTAGACGACAGCTACGTAGGTCCACTGGAACTGCTGCAGCATGTCCACGATGACCTTGGCCTGCTGGCGGTCGGTGGGCACGATGCGGGAGAAGAAGCTGAACTTGTTCTTGTCGCTGAGGAAGGGGCT from Babylonia areolata isolate BAREFJ2019XMU chromosome 18, ASM4173473v1, whole genome shotgun sequence encodes:
- the LOC143292433 gene encoding metabotropic glutamate receptor 3-like, which codes for MRNIPSSSATAFLVSLPLLLHVLSAGGLATATSPEPKWNSGADELERHQPVWEREGDLQLGVVLSLTAFDKDQLCGTVMRRPSALHRLHAIVFAVEEINRNPDLLPGITLGFVIMDDCSRDAAALLRALRFIRNPACPTGPGLETVSGLYHPWRQARQRQERLRIPGMMAVETPVKTYHVVGVIGAELSECSMQMAALLSAFLIPQLSYASSSPFLSDKNKFSFFSRIVPTDRQQAKVIVDMLQQFQWTYVAVVYSYGVYGLSGFRYIRNALEIKGFCLAAAIATESEYDADDYDDLVDELVRITPEVKVVVLFTLHARSVLRAAARKDIGDRFVWVSSDALVPNVKDFMKIKDISVGLLVVGFESGPVKRFEDKFQYSTLRNTSENPWFVRFYQDMFQCTIHWANHTTLPLCNPDLPILHSPQYERNTSVMRAVNSVYAFAYALHEVTKDCNFTGHNVTHCFSSEELLLSLRQTHFTGENGVLVGIDNIGDGIATYQIRNFRVNDNHYSFATIGEWDGRVQNFTYLNKEAIMWHPALVRRLEQERTVGEEGEEGGERRAIFPSSTCRQKCRVGQQAVSIWPPCCWVCKDCRENEVTFLRDGMLTCHTCPSAHNFSWPDPDTRTQCLPIPVHYVSLTSVVGLALLTLDFFVLGLVLTCTVLYVKNRASRLIKATSRELSAVMLCGHVLACVAVVVFLLEPSAASCLVAHLLFHVSLTLVYAPLLVKINRIYRIFVAGKRSALAPRFISPAFQLAVSLGVVLVHLIIIVVWMVVSLPSQQTRMPSFNDEYVELVCVVSENGFQVSLVINLALMAACALHSLSTRKLPANYNEAKFITICVYTIAVLWLSVLATYFVLDRGAVQTLCLALALLVNVISCQVFLFVPKLYAVLKVPSSKLKVANDSAGGGGGGGNGKCSEASSAIIR